From one bacterium genomic stretch:
- the ccmA gene encoding heme ABC exporter ATP-binding protein CcmA produces the protein MLRGSGAHISRSSNQLADWSRGAATPGRPPAVEVEALARRFGRRWALRGVDLRVEPGEAVAVLGRNGSGKTTLLRVVATLLRPTRGRVRVAGRDVVREAAAVRERVGLMGHAPGVYDDLTAAENLRFALRMMGRAVDEQRIAAALEAVGLGREADERVRGFSAGMRRRLVLARLRLQQPEILLLDEPYASFDAEGVELLNAFVRETVERGGAALVVTHDLARGEGVLERAFVLDGGRIVQEVQVTGRPGAVREVVP, from the coding sequence ATCTTGCGGGGGTCGGGGGCACATATCTCACGGAGCAGCAACCAGTTGGCGGACTGGAGTCGCGGAGCGGCGACGCCCGGCCGGCCGCCGGCCGTCGAGGTCGAAGCGCTCGCCCGGCGGTTCGGGCGGCGGTGGGCGTTGCGCGGCGTGGATCTCCGCGTCGAGCCTGGCGAGGCCGTGGCGGTGTTGGGCCGCAACGGGAGCGGGAAGACGACGTTGCTGCGGGTCGTGGCGACGCTGTTGCGGCCGACCCGGGGGCGTGTGCGCGTCGCGGGCCGGGATGTGGTCCGTGAGGCGGCGGCGGTGCGGGAGCGTGTGGGTCTCATGGGCCACGCCCCCGGGGTGTACGATGACCTCACCGCTGCGGAGAACCTCAGGTTCGCGCTCCGGATGATGGGCCGTGCGGTGGACGAGCAGCGGATCGCGGCCGCGCTCGAGGCGGTGGGTTTGGGGCGGGAGGCGGACGAGCGGGTGCGGGGCTTCTCGGCCGGGATGCGCCGGCGTCTCGTGCTGGCCCGGCTCCGGTTGCAGCAACCCGAGATCCTCCTGCTCGACGAGCCGTACGCGAGCTTCGATGCCGAGGGCGTGGAGCTGCTCAACGCCTTCGTGCGTGAGACGGTGGAGCGAGGGGGCGCGGCGCTGGTCGTGACCCACGACCTCGCGCGAGGAGAGGGTGTGCTGGAGCGCGCCTTCGTCCTCGATGGGGGGCGTATCGTCCAGGAGGTGCAGGTGACGGGGCGCCCGGGCGCCGTGCGCGAGGTGGTGCCGTGA
- a CDS encoding cytochrome C biogenesis protein CcmF yields MTGAVGRAAIGLALALSCYGVIAVAVSAFVRRGAEAWRASARGAACAVFLLYAVATFAMVYALVTHDFSVEYVAQVGSRSTPLFFTIISLWGALEGSILFWGFVLALYTAVVAVGGRGARRGDLQRTYATATLLAVSAFFSLLLVGPANPFRPVWPVPLDGPGPNPLLQNHPLMAVHPPLLYLGYVGFSVPFAFAVGALLAGRDDEGWIRETRRWTIVAWGFLSAAIVAGMWWSYEVLGWGGYWAWDPVENASLMPWLTATAFLHSSMVEERRPGMLRPWNLSLVVATFLLTILGTFLTRSGILLSVHAFAQGEMGKYFLGFIAVALIFSLGLLAARSDRLGRGRSRLDSAFSREAAFLVNNLLLSAFTFTVLLGTLFPLVAEAVRGVRVSVGAPFFNRMTVPLCVAVLFLAGVGPALPWRAGRLAETGRRLLLPAAAFVVTAVASIVVAGTRDPYAVLAFGFGAFALVANAAEFWTGTRARRRATGEAWPVALVKLVRANRHRYGGYLAHIGLVSIAVGVAASSTFRRDVEATVRPGEAVALGSFSVRFDRVWGREEPHRFVIGADLTVFQDGREVGRLEPRLNFYRSSEQPITTPAVRSRASGDLYVNLLAFERDGSTATLQVILEPLVPWIWIGGGIIALGALIAAWPESRRRRPIREAASPVRPAAPFTGAPDERAADAVVAGGVEP; encoded by the coding sequence GTGACCGGCGCCGTCGGCAGGGCGGCCATCGGCCTGGCGCTCGCGCTGAGCTGTTACGGTGTGATCGCCGTGGCGGTCAGCGCATTCGTGCGGCGTGGCGCCGAGGCGTGGCGGGCGAGTGCGCGGGGCGCCGCGTGTGCGGTGTTCCTGCTGTACGCCGTGGCCACGTTCGCCATGGTCTATGCCCTGGTGACGCACGACTTCTCCGTCGAGTACGTCGCGCAGGTCGGTAGCCGGTCCACGCCGCTGTTCTTCACGATCATCTCGCTGTGGGGCGCGCTCGAGGGCTCGATCCTGTTCTGGGGGTTCGTCCTCGCGCTCTACACCGCCGTGGTGGCCGTCGGCGGACGCGGCGCTCGGCGCGGCGATCTCCAGCGGACGTATGCGACGGCGACGCTGCTGGCGGTGAGCGCCTTCTTTTCACTGCTCCTCGTGGGCCCGGCGAATCCGTTCCGCCCCGTTTGGCCGGTCCCGCTCGACGGACCCGGGCCGAACCCGTTGCTCCAGAACCACCCCCTCATGGCGGTCCACCCGCCGCTGCTGTACCTCGGGTACGTGGGGTTCTCGGTGCCCTTCGCGTTCGCCGTGGGTGCGCTGCTGGCCGGCCGGGACGACGAGGGCTGGATCCGGGAGACCCGGCGCTGGACGATCGTGGCGTGGGGCTTCCTCAGCGCGGCGATCGTGGCGGGGATGTGGTGGAGCTACGAGGTGTTGGGTTGGGGCGGGTACTGGGCGTGGGACCCGGTGGAGAACGCGAGTCTCATGCCCTGGCTGACGGCGACGGCGTTTCTGCATTCATCCATGGTCGAAGAGCGCCGGCCGGGAATGCTGCGGCCGTGGAACCTGAGCCTCGTCGTCGCCACCTTCCTGCTGACGATCCTGGGGACGTTCCTGACCCGCAGCGGGATCCTTCTCTCGGTGCACGCGTTCGCGCAGGGGGAGATGGGGAAGTACTTCCTCGGCTTCATTGCCGTTGCGCTGATCTTCTCCCTCGGGTTGCTCGCGGCGCGATCCGACCGTCTGGGCCGGGGTCGGAGCCGGCTGGACAGCGCGTTCTCCCGCGAGGCGGCGTTCCTGGTGAACAACCTGCTGCTGAGCGCGTTCACCTTCACCGTACTGCTCGGAACCCTGTTCCCGCTGGTCGCGGAGGCGGTGCGCGGCGTACGGGTGAGCGTGGGCGCTCCGTTCTTCAACCGGATGACGGTGCCGCTGTGCGTGGCGGTCCTGTTCCTCGCGGGCGTGGGACCGGCGTTGCCGTGGCGAGCGGGCCGGCTCGCGGAGACGGGGAGGCGGCTGCTCCTGCCCGCCGCGGCGTTCGTGGTGACCGCCGTGGCGTCCATCGTGGTCGCGGGCACCCGGGACCCGTACGCGGTGTTGGCGTTCGGCTTCGGAGCGTTCGCGCTGGTCGCCAACGCGGCGGAGTTCTGGACGGGCACGCGGGCGCGGCGACGGGCGACGGGCGAGGCGTGGCCGGTCGCGCTGGTGAAGCTGGTCCGGGCCAATCGGCATCGATACGGGGGCTACCTCGCACACATCGGCCTGGTGTCGATCGCCGTGGGCGTGGCCGCGTCGTCCACGTTCCGCCGCGACGTCGAGGCGACGGTCCGGCCGGGCGAGGCGGTGGCGCTGGGGTCGTTCAGCGTGCGGTTCGACCGGGTCTGGGGCCGGGAGGAGCCCCACCGGTTCGTGATCGGCGCGGACCTGACCGTCTTCCAGGACGGCCGGGAGGTGGGTCGGCTCGAGCCGCGGCTGAACTTCTACCGCTCCTCGGAGCAGCCAATCACGACGCCGGCGGTGCGGAGCCGCGCGAGCGGCGACCTGTACGTCAACCTGCTCGCCTTCGAGCGGGACGGCTCGACCGCCACGCTCCAGGTGATCCTCGAGCCGCTGGTGCCATGGATCTGGATCGGCGGCGGCATCATCGCCCTGGGCGCCCTGATCGCGGCCTGGCCGGAGAGCCGGCGGCGGCGCCCGATCCGGGAGGCGGCATCGCCGGTACGTCCCGCTGCCCCGTTCACCGGCGCGCCGGATGAACGTGCCGCGGACGCGGTGGTCGCCGGAGGTGTGGAGCCATGA